The proteins below are encoded in one region of Coriobacteriia bacterium:
- the rlmN gene encoding 23S rRNA (adenine(2503)-C(2))-methyltransferase RlmN, with translation MTGRERTDVKSLDRDGLAEAMKTLGEPAYRARQLERWLYGRRAASFSEMSDLPSALRDRLDTSYSVGVPALVDRRVSRLDDTRRYLWRLDDGVVVESVGMPGEGRLTVCFSSQAGCAMGCRFCATGAGGFVRDLTPGEMVDQVTGVAADFECRVSNAVAMGQGEPFANYDATICALRYLNSPEGPGIGARHLTVSTCGVLSGIRRFAAEPEQFTLAVSLHAARQATRDRLMPALRGQPLVRLRSTLVGYVTATGRRPTLEYALIEGVNDGEGDLRALVRFCEGLLCHVNIIPVNPIEGTALARPPREVPKRFVETLAASGVEATVRVERGADIDAACGQLSQLHAADARE, from the coding sequence GTGACCGGGAGGGAGCGGACCGACGTCAAGTCCCTCGATCGCGACGGGCTCGCTGAGGCGATGAAGACCCTCGGTGAGCCCGCATATCGGGCTCGGCAGCTCGAGCGCTGGCTCTACGGACGCCGCGCCGCATCCTTCTCGGAGATGTCCGACCTTCCTTCGGCCTTGCGAGACCGGCTCGATACATCGTACTCGGTCGGCGTCCCGGCGCTCGTCGACCGGCGCGTCTCGCGCCTCGACGACACGCGGCGCTACCTGTGGCGTCTCGATGACGGCGTCGTCGTCGAATCCGTGGGCATGCCGGGAGAGGGCCGTCTCACGGTGTGTTTCTCGTCGCAGGCCGGCTGTGCGATGGGATGCCGGTTCTGCGCCACCGGCGCCGGCGGCTTCGTGCGCGACCTCACTCCCGGTGAGATGGTCGATCAGGTCACTGGCGTCGCGGCGGACTTCGAGTGCCGGGTCTCCAACGCCGTGGCCATGGGCCAGGGGGAGCCGTTCGCGAACTACGACGCTACTATCTGCGCGCTGAGATACCTCAACTCCCCGGAGGGACCGGGCATAGGAGCGAGGCATCTCACCGTGTCGACGTGCGGCGTGCTCTCGGGGATCCGCCGGTTCGCCGCCGAGCCCGAACAGTTCACTCTCGCCGTCTCCCTGCATGCGGCGAGACAGGCGACGCGCGACCGGCTCATGCCCGCGCTACGCGGCCAGCCTCTGGTCAGACTGCGTTCCACGCTCGTCGGCTACGTCACGGCGACCGGCCGTCGCCCGACGCTGGAGTACGCCCTCATCGAGGGCGTCAACGACGGCGAGGGGGACCTTCGCGCCCTCGTCCGCTTCTGCGAGGGCCTGCTGTGCCACGTCAACATCATCCCGGTGAATCCCATCGAAGGGACGGCGCTCGCGCGTCCTCCCCGTGAGGTCCCCAAGCGATTCGTCGAGACACTCGCCGCGTCCGGCGTCGAGGCCACGGTGCGCGTGGAGCGCGGAGCGGACATCGACGCGGCGTGCGGACAGCTCAGCCAGCTCCACGCCGCCGACGCGCGGGAGTGA
- a CDS encoding trypsin-like peptidase domain-containing protein, with protein MFSLFVGGAAGFAGGLAGAWLASREGASPRTGTVRVVGGSTAEPVAAAAAAALPSVVNIDVSSDATVKGGEGGLPQSHPGVPISGSGSGVAFRRAPEGGTFILTNDHVVENADKIVVTDTSGEKHVGRLVGRDADTDIAVVRIDSSLPLVRLGGSEPPPVGSLVIAIGSPFGLERSVTSGVISALHRSLPESAGGGQGVYPLVDVIQTDAAINPGNSGGALVDRRGRLVGINTAIYSSSGANDGIGFAIPVRTAARVADELITTGKVSHPFLGIVGQSVDEKLAKEKKLPVTEGALIVEITKGTNAEKAGLKPGDVVVELDTTPIRSMSDLILAVRRRSVGDRVTLTLWRGGKRTTLEMVVGTKPATL; from the coding sequence GTGTTCTCCCTTTTCGTCGGCGGTGCCGCAGGGTTCGCCGGCGGTCTCGCCGGAGCTTGGCTCGCCTCGCGCGAAGGAGCTTCCCCGCGAACGGGCACGGTGCGAGTGGTCGGCGGCTCGACGGCCGAGCCCGTCGCCGCCGCCGCGGCGGCGGCGCTGCCGAGCGTCGTGAACATCGACGTCTCGAGCGACGCCACGGTCAAGGGCGGCGAGGGCGGTCTGCCGCAGTCCCATCCCGGCGTGCCGATATCCGGCAGCGGTTCGGGCGTCGCGTTCCGCCGCGCCCCCGAAGGCGGCACGTTCATCCTCACGAACGACCACGTCGTGGAGAACGCCGACAAGATCGTCGTGACCGACACCTCCGGTGAGAAGCACGTCGGCAGGCTCGTGGGCCGCGATGCCGACACCGACATCGCTGTCGTCCGCATCGACTCCTCGCTCCCGCTCGTGAGGCTCGGCGGCTCGGAACCGCCGCCCGTCGGAAGCCTCGTGATCGCGATCGGCTCCCCGTTCGGTCTCGAGCGATCGGTGACCTCGGGTGTCATCTCGGCACTGCACCGCTCGCTACCGGAATCGGCGGGCGGCGGGCAGGGCGTCTACCCCCTCGTCGACGTCATCCAGACGGACGCGGCCATCAATCCCGGCAACTCCGGCGGCGCTCTCGTCGACAGGCGCGGCAGACTCGTCGGCATCAATACCGCCATCTACTCGAGCAGCGGCGCCAACGACGGGATCGGTTTCGCCATACCCGTCCGCACGGCCGCACGCGTCGCCGACGAACTCATCACGACGGGAAAGGTGAGTCACCCGTTCCTCGGCATCGTCGGCCAGTCGGTCGACGAGAAGCTGGCCAAGGAGAAGAAACTCCCCGTCACGGAGGGTGCGCTCATCGTCGAGATCACGAAGGGAACGAACGCCGAGAAGGCGGGGCTCAAGCCCGGGGACGTCGTCGTCGAGCTCGACACCACGCCCATCAGGTCGATGAGCGACCTTATCCTGGCGGTGCGCCGACGCAGTGTCGGCGACCGCGTGACCCTGACTCTCTGGCGCGGCGGCAAGCGCACGACTCTCGAGATGGTCGTGGGGACGAAGCCCGCGACGCTGTAG
- a CDS encoding ferritin family protein, whose translation MVERYRCKGCGYYHVGPAPERCPVCGAPKAFFVAYEGPGDLKGTKTLENLQAAFAGESQANRRYTLFSRVAELEDRAVAKAAFDRAATEETAHAFGHLAYLGAIGSTAENLTVAAAGEDYECTDMYPGFAEIAEAEGFPEIAYYFRALAGFEKSHREEYRAALESDEG comes from the coding sequence ATGGTCGAGAGGTATCGCTGCAAGGGCTGTGGGTACTACCACGTCGGACCGGCGCCCGAGCGCTGCCCGGTATGCGGCGCGCCGAAAGCGTTCTTCGTCGCCTACGAAGGCCCCGGCGACCTGAAGGGCACGAAGACCCTCGAGAACCTGCAGGCGGCGTTCGCCGGCGAGTCGCAGGCCAACCGTCGCTACACGCTCTTCTCGCGGGTCGCGGAGCTCGAGGACCGCGCCGTCGCGAAAGCCGCGTTCGATCGCGCCGCCACGGAGGAGACCGCACACGCTTTCGGCCATCTCGCGTACCTCGGCGCGATCGGCTCGACGGCCGAGAACCTCACGGTCGCGGCCGCGGGCGAAGACTACGAGTGCACCGACATGTACCCCGGTTTCGCCGAGATCGCCGAGGCTGAAGGGTTCCCCGAGATCGCCTACTACTTCCGCGCCCTCGCCGGGTTCGAGAAGTCGCATCGCGAAGAGTACCGCGCCGCGCTCGAGAGCGACGAGGGATAG
- a CDS encoding PAS domain-containing sensor histidine kinase: MGRSDSQVRSMTRSRPSSTLRVRFAATAAVSAFGGLLTLFAALALADSAGFDFSALPTSTFALLAFILAIGAGVVGMASGLAASDRVARSARAFLDHIRSRGNAALEGEPYETPLDVDPHLPFEMRELGTVIDDLLRQLSAHTAELRRATDLAWQAEESLAVAVENLPDGIALLRDGIVVLANPAVCYLIGRPADDIVGRSLEAVLADADFFGEDGEALSPSELLERALRRPIDVRITLPGLADRWVSLAARRPGGHPRHVVLTARDVAEERRRSDLRGEILSLVSHDLRTPLTVITGYIDLLERPLDPDARTHAAEGARRSSVRMLELLEDLLRATRADEVFAPRTLSPVDLTALADEMTASLATTGTQRLAVRAAGSVVVLGDPHRLRQALSNLITNAFKYTPPASVITIAVGRKDGRATIAVEDEGPGIPENARTTVFDRLKRLEGGDVPGTGLGLYIVQSIAEGHGGSARVEDAPSGGARVVIDLPLATDAVSDA, encoded by the coding sequence ATGGGGAGGAGCGACTCACAGGTCCGATCGATGACACGGTCCCGGCCGTCGAGCACGCTGCGCGTCCGGTTCGCGGCCACCGCGGCGGTATCGGCGTTCGGCGGGTTGCTGACGCTCTTCGCCGCGCTCGCCCTGGCCGACAGCGCAGGGTTCGACTTCAGCGCCTTGCCCACATCCACCTTCGCCCTCCTCGCGTTCATCCTCGCGATCGGCGCCGGGGTCGTCGGTATGGCGAGCGGGCTCGCCGCTTCCGACCGCGTCGCGAGATCAGCGCGCGCCTTCCTCGATCATATCCGCTCGCGAGGCAACGCCGCCCTGGAAGGCGAGCCGTACGAGACGCCCCTCGATGTCGACCCACACCTGCCGTTCGAGATGCGCGAACTCGGCACGGTCATCGACGACCTGCTGCGTCAGCTGTCGGCGCACACCGCCGAGTTACGGCGCGCGACCGATCTCGCGTGGCAAGCCGAGGAGTCCCTCGCGGTGGCGGTCGAGAACCTGCCCGATGGCATCGCCCTCCTTCGCGACGGCATCGTGGTGCTCGCGAATCCGGCCGTCTGCTACCTGATCGGCCGCCCCGCGGACGACATCGTCGGCCGCTCGCTGGAGGCCGTCCTCGCCGACGCCGATTTCTTCGGCGAAGACGGAGAAGCCCTCTCGCCAAGCGAGTTGCTGGAGCGCGCCCTGCGCCGCCCGATCGACGTCCGCATCACGCTTCCGGGCCTCGCCGACCGCTGGGTCTCGCTCGCAGCCAGGCGTCCGGGCGGGCACCCTCGTCACGTCGTGCTCACAGCACGCGACGTCGCCGAAGAGCGACGCCGCTCCGATCTTCGCGGAGAGATCCTCTCGCTCGTGTCGCACGACCTTCGCACACCGCTCACGGTCATCACCGGATACATCGACCTGCTCGAGCGCCCGCTCGACCCCGACGCGCGCACACATGCGGCCGAAGGCGCCCGGCGCAGTTCGGTGAGGATGCTCGAACTGCTCGAGGACCTGCTGCGAGCGACGCGCGCGGACGAGGTCTTCGCCCCGCGCACGTTGAGCCCGGTGGACCTCACCGCGCTCGCCGACGAGATGACCGCATCGCTCGCCACCACGGGCACCCAACGGCTCGCGGTGCGCGCCGCCGGGTCGGTCGTCGTGCTCGGAGACCCCCATCGCTTGCGGCAGGCCCTCTCGAACCTCATCACGAACGCCTTCAAGTACACCCCGCCCGCGAGCGTCATCACCATCGCGGTCGGCCGGAAGGACGGACGCGCGACCATCGCGGTCGAGGACGAGGGACCAGGCATCCCCGAGAACGCTCGGACGACCGTCTTCGATCGGTTGAAGCGCCTGGAGGGTGGCGACGTCCCCGGGACGGGTCTCGGGCTCTACATCGTCCAGTCCATCGCGGAGGGACACGGCGGGAGCGCCCGCGTCGAGGACGCGCCGTCGGGCGGAGCGAGGGTCGTGATCGACCTGCCCTTGGCGACCGACGCGGTATCGGACGCCTGA
- a CDS encoding UvrD-helicase domain-containing protein → MMKPFEPTEEQAAAIRSLEGPVCIAAGAGSGKTRVLAERFARAVRGDGLANGPAPIDGQLAVTFTDKAAGELAERVRRVLLQAGMRDESRRMDEAWISTIHGLCSRLLRREALEAGVDPRFGVASNVEAGEIAEEAFDAAARAALSAGDVGVIALVEAYGLPGARKMTFDLVARTRAMGEPLSAVGSRRSEPVARLVGDAEHLLAETASHLAACGCGNKTAHKNVAGCEAAIEAIDAVPRIDVGAGETVRGLRRALLDFAGDKGAGAHKEVIAEYRERRDTLLSKTAAVLLDGHVAALLRLAESFSLSYTDLKAVAGVLDFDDLQERTLALLESTEDVAARYRERFRLVMVDEYQDTSGVQDRIADALGGGHLCVVGDERQAIYGWRYADPEVFGGRRRAVETAGGPVLRVSSNFRSHPGVLAFVNEVFGADALFGEGFVPLRAARSSDEERDWPAGTPRVRLTVVTGGGDARERYRREAGAVAGRFASLVADGIDPSGMVILLRALTHAGAYADALRERGIECIVAARGSLLERPETRALLATLRLAVNLGDEEAAAALLASPFAGLSDDALWLAREADSGSLLGGALVAELPEADAAGARRAAEAVRVARAAAGRRGVAAALNEACEALDMDLALLADGDEGRRAYANVLKLSRLADEHERAGGSGIASFLEHVRLKKRFDDEEPAATVVGAPAGAVRIMSVHGAKGLEFPVVAIPDLGRSISHDPSRMLLDVRPGEGPVLSLRLPSDEGGDPGQRSSPAYADAAERASLARLEEEKRVLYVACTRAEEGLLLFASMDPAKPTKDDVPADWLRAALGLTDPSAYSGDKLRVEVVEGPGPREGRRAPARDDAGVDDGASRGVAFAESLETPAEAFADTDKVSYSDLHLFERCSMRFFAERVLRLGVAPTGEGEGPRRFGDAVHAALRIAGADRAVGEDRLDVIGRYWRLDSEGRRRLGKAAGAFSRSSIAGRARETGRVTCEASFDVPLADVRLAGSIDLLAEEGTSFLAVDYKTGAGAADPTTAYRLQADCYALALLRSGAEEVEVVFVEVENIVDGAPVHETFAYTTRDTETLAGAFAERVERMRARDFRPLAAWTPDPCEACAAQGVSCSLTPARRRRGAG, encoded by the coding sequence ATGATGAAGCCTTTCGAGCCCACCGAGGAGCAGGCCGCCGCCATCCGATCGCTCGAAGGCCCGGTGTGCATAGCCGCCGGAGCCGGGTCGGGCAAGACCCGAGTGCTCGCCGAGCGGTTCGCGCGCGCGGTCCGGGGCGACGGCCTCGCGAACGGGCCCGCGCCCATCGACGGGCAACTCGCCGTGACGTTCACGGACAAGGCGGCCGGGGAGTTGGCCGAGCGGGTCCGGCGCGTGCTGCTCCAGGCCGGCATGCGCGATGAATCCCGACGTATGGATGAGGCCTGGATATCGACCATCCACGGTCTGTGCTCCCGGCTGTTGCGCCGGGAGGCGCTCGAGGCAGGCGTCGACCCACGCTTCGGGGTAGCCTCGAACGTCGAGGCCGGCGAGATCGCAGAGGAGGCGTTCGACGCCGCCGCGCGCGCGGCGCTCTCGGCCGGCGATGTCGGGGTGATCGCCCTCGTGGAGGCGTATGGGCTTCCCGGGGCGCGCAAGATGACCTTCGATCTCGTCGCGAGGACTCGAGCGATGGGCGAGCCGCTCTCGGCGGTCGGGAGCAGGAGGTCCGAGCCCGTCGCGCGGCTGGTGGGCGACGCGGAGCACCTTCTGGCCGAGACGGCGAGCCATCTGGCGGCATGTGGCTGCGGCAACAAGACCGCGCACAAGAACGTCGCGGGATGCGAGGCGGCGATCGAAGCGATAGATGCGGTGCCCAGGATCGACGTCGGCGCCGGGGAGACCGTTCGCGGGCTCCGGCGAGCCCTTCTCGACTTCGCCGGCGACAAGGGGGCCGGCGCGCACAAGGAGGTGATCGCGGAGTACCGGGAGCGGCGCGACACGCTGCTCTCAAAGACGGCCGCGGTGCTCTTGGACGGTCATGTCGCCGCGTTGCTGCGGCTGGCCGAGTCGTTCTCGCTCTCTTACACCGACCTGAAGGCCGTCGCGGGCGTGCTCGACTTCGACGACCTGCAGGAGCGGACTCTGGCGCTGCTCGAATCGACGGAGGACGTGGCCGCTCGATACAGGGAGAGGTTCCGCCTGGTGATGGTCGACGAATACCAGGACACGAGCGGCGTACAGGACCGGATCGCGGACGCGCTGGGCGGCGGGCACCTGTGCGTGGTTGGCGACGAGCGACAGGCGATCTACGGCTGGCGCTATGCGGATCCCGAGGTCTTCGGCGGACGAAGGCGCGCCGTGGAGACCGCCGGCGGCCCCGTCCTTCGCGTCTCGAGCAACTTCCGCTCGCACCCCGGCGTTCTCGCCTTCGTCAACGAGGTCTTCGGAGCGGACGCGCTGTTCGGAGAGGGGTTCGTGCCGTTGCGTGCGGCCCGGTCCTCGGACGAGGAGCGTGACTGGCCCGCCGGGACCCCACGGGTGCGCCTGACCGTCGTGACGGGCGGGGGCGATGCGCGGGAGCGGTACCGCAGGGAGGCGGGAGCCGTCGCCGGCAGGTTCGCCTCGCTCGTCGCCGACGGCATCGACCCTTCCGGCATGGTGATCCTTCTGAGAGCGCTCACGCATGCCGGAGCGTATGCCGACGCGTTGCGCGAGCGCGGGATCGAATGTATCGTCGCCGCGCGCGGTTCGCTCCTGGAGCGGCCCGAGACGAGGGCCCTTCTCGCGACCCTGCGCCTGGCCGTGAACCTCGGTGATGAGGAGGCCGCGGCGGCGCTCCTCGCCTCGCCGTTCGCGGGCCTTTCGGACGATGCGCTGTGGCTCGCCCGCGAAGCGGACAGCGGTTCGCTCCTCGGGGGAGCGCTCGTCGCCGAGCTGCCGGAGGCGGACGCGGCGGGCGCCCGTCGGGCGGCCGAGGCGGTGAGGGTCGCGCGCGCGGCCGCAGGAAGGCGAGGGGTCGCTGCGGCGCTGAACGAAGCGTGCGAGGCGCTCGACATGGACCTTGCCCTTCTCGCGGACGGAGATGAAGGGCGGAGGGCCTACGCGAACGTGCTGAAGCTCTCGCGTCTGGCGGACGAGCACGAACGCGCCGGCGGTTCGGGGATCGCCTCCTTCCTCGAACACGTGAGACTCAAGAAGCGGTTCGACGACGAGGAGCCCGCGGCCACCGTCGTCGGGGCGCCGGCAGGCGCCGTCAGGATCATGAGCGTCCATGGGGCGAAGGGGCTCGAGTTCCCAGTGGTCGCGATCCCCGACCTGGGAAGATCGATCTCGCACGATCCGTCGCGCATGCTTCTCGACGTGAGGCCGGGAGAAGGCCCCGTCCTCTCGCTGAGGCTCCCCTCCGACGAGGGCGGCGATCCCGGGCAGCGTTCGAGTCCCGCGTATGCGGACGCGGCCGAGCGCGCATCGCTGGCGCGGCTCGAGGAGGAGAAGCGTGTCCTCTACGTCGCGTGCACGCGAGCGGAAGAGGGGCTTCTTCTCTTCGCGAGCATGGACCCGGCGAAACCGACGAAGGACGACGTCCCCGCGGACTGGTTGCGGGCGGCGCTAGGTCTCACCGATCCGAGTGCGTACTCGGGGGACAAGCTGCGAGTGGAGGTGGTCGAAGGGCCGGGACCGCGCGAAGGTCGCCGGGCCCCCGCGCGGGACGATGCGGGGGTGGACGATGGCGCTTCACGTGGAGTCGCCTTCGCCGAGTCGCTCGAGACCCCGGCCGAAGCATTCGCGGATACCGACAAGGTCTCCTACAGCGACCTGCACCTGTTCGAGCGTTGCAGCATGCGATTCTTCGCGGAGCGTGTCTTGAGGCTCGGAGTGGCTCCCACGGGAGAGGGTGAGGGCCCGCGCCGGTTCGGGGATGCCGTCCACGCCGCGCTACGCATCGCCGGTGCAGACCGTGCCGTCGGCGAGGACCGCCTGGACGTGATCGGTCGCTACTGGAGACTCGACTCGGAAGGGAGACGGCGGCTTGGGAAGGCGGCCGGCGCGTTCTCCCGCTCGAGCATAGCCGGGCGGGCGCGGGAGACGGGCCGCGTCACGTGCGAGGCCTCGTTCGACGTCCCGCTCGCGGACGTGCGTCTGGCAGGCAGCATCGACCTGCTGGCCGAAGAGGGGACGAGCTTTCTCGCCGTGGACTACAAGACCGGCGCCGGCGCAGCGGACCCTACAACGGCATACCGGCTGCAGGCCGACTGCTACGCCCTTGCGCTGCTGCGCTCGGGCGCGGAGGAGGTCGAGGTGGTCTTCGTCGAGGTCGAGAACATCGTGGACGGCGCCCCGGTGCACGAGACGTTCGCGTACACGACGAGGGACACGGAGACGCTTGCCGGCGCCTTCGCGGAAAGGGTCGAGCGGATGAGGGCACGGGACTTCCGGCCGCTCGCCGCATGGACGCCGGACCCGTGCGAGGCTTGCGCCGCGCAAGGCGTGTCGTGCTCGCTCACTCCCGCGCGTCGGCGGCGTGGAGCTGGCTGA
- a CDS encoding D-alanine--D-alanine ligase has protein sequence MSRPRVAVLMGGRSAEREVSLHTGEQVAAALRETGHRVTTIDSGDPGFIDSLREDAPDAVFICLHGRFGEDGTVQGLLELLEIPYVGSGVLASALAMDKVMSKHVFAQAGLPTPEYLVLRRGESADPGRILAQLGEKVVVKPANEGSAIGVSIVHAASELPSAIEEAFRWDRDILIERFVSGVEITVGVLGNDEPVALPTLEIVPEHEFYDYESKYVPGMSKHIIPARVSEAIREECARLSLEAHRALGCRGMSRADIIIDADGAAWLLEVNTIPGMTSTSLLPDAARAAGIEFPALCDRLVGLALE, from the coding sequence GTGAGCCGACCCAGGGTCGCCGTGTTGATGGGCGGCCGTTCCGCCGAACGGGAAGTCTCGCTCCACACCGGGGAGCAGGTGGCCGCGGCGCTCCGGGAGACGGGACATCGGGTCACGACCATCGACTCGGGAGATCCCGGTTTCATCGATTCCTTGCGCGAGGACGCGCCGGACGCCGTCTTCATCTGTCTCCACGGGCGATTCGGCGAGGACGGCACCGTCCAGGGGCTCCTCGAGCTGCTGGAGATCCCCTACGTCGGCTCAGGAGTGCTCGCGAGCGCGCTTGCGATGGACAAGGTCATGTCGAAGCATGTCTTCGCGCAAGCAGGACTGCCGACGCCCGAATATCTCGTCTTGCGTCGCGGCGAGTCCGCGGACCCGGGGCGCATCCTTGCCCAGCTCGGGGAGAAGGTCGTCGTCAAGCCGGCGAACGAGGGCTCCGCCATCGGGGTCTCCATCGTGCATGCGGCCTCGGAGTTGCCGAGCGCCATCGAAGAGGCGTTCCGCTGGGACCGGGACATCCTGATCGAGCGCTTCGTCTCCGGCGTCGAGATCACCGTGGGCGTGCTCGGCAACGATGAGCCCGTGGCGCTGCCCACCCTCGAGATCGTGCCCGAGCACGAGTTCTACGACTACGAATCCAAGTACGTTCCCGGCATGAGCAAGCACATCATCCCGGCGCGCGTGAGCGAGGCGATCCGCGAGGAATGCGCGCGGCTGTCGCTGGAGGCCCACCGTGCTCTCGGCTGCCGCGGGATGTCGCGTGCGGACATCATCATCGACGCGGACGGCGCGGCCTGGCTCCTCGAGGTGAACACCATCCCCGGCATGACGTCCACCAGCCTTCTTCCGGACGCGGCGCGTGCGGCGGGGATCGAGTTTCCCGCACTGTGCGATCGTCTCGTCGGGCTCGCGTTGGAGTAG